Genomic segment of Kibdelosporangium phytohabitans:
CTGCCAGATCGGGATGATCGGCGACAAGATCCGGATCACCGGCCAGTTCGGCCAGGCCGAGGCCAAGGACCTGGCGTTGCTGATCAACGCGGGCGCGTTGCCGGTGCCGGTGGAGATCATCGAACAGCGGACCGTCGGCCCGACCCTCGGCGCGGCGGCGATCGAGGACAGCGCGCGGGCCGCGGTGATCGGCCTCGCGCTCACGGCGGCGTTCCTGCTCGTGGTCTACTGGTTCGCCGGTTTCGTCGCCGTGTTCGCGTTGCTGTGCTACGCCTTGGTTTCCTACGCGGCCTTGCTCGCGATCGGTGCCACGCTGACGTTGCCGGGGCTGGCCGGGTTCGTGCTGGCGATCGGGATGGCGGTCGATGCCACGGTCCTTGTGTTCGAGCGAGCCAGGGAGGAACGCGACAGCCCGTTGCCCAAGGCGATCGAGAAGGGGTTCAAGGGCGCGCTGTCGGCGATCGTCGACTCGAACGTGACGACCCTGCTGGCCGCGGGCCTGCTGTTCCTGCTGGCATCCGGGCCGGTGCAGGGCTTCGGCGTGACGCTGACGATCGGTGTGCTCGCGGCCATGTTCACCACGCTCGTCCTCACCCGGCTGCTGATGCACTACGCCGTGCGCTCGCCGAAGATCTCCGGCCTGACCAGGGACGGCCGGGTCCGCAGGTGGGTCAACGAGCGCAGCCCCGGTTTCCTCGGCAAGCCACGCAGGTGGCTGACGGCCGCGATCGCCGTCGTGCTGATCGCGTTGGCCGGCTTGGTGTTCGCCAATCCGAAACTGGGCATCGAGTTCACCGGCGGCCGTGTGCTCGAATACAGCACACCCGCCGATCCGGAACAGGTCCGGCAAGCCGTGTCCGACGCGGGCTTCCCGCGGGCGGTCGTCCAGGCCAGCGGCACGAACACCGTCTCGATCCGCACCGAACCACTCGACCAGGCAGCGACCGACAGGATCCGTGCGGCCGTGGCGAAGGCCGGTGGCCAGGCCGGGCAGATCAGGGACGAGCAGATCGGCCCGAGCCTCGGCGCCGAACTGCGCACGAAGGCGTTGATCGCACTGGGCCTCGCGATCACCGCCCAGCTGATCTACCTGGCGGTCCGGTTCGACTGGCGGCTCGGCGTGGCGACCGTGGTCGCGCTGGCCCAGGACGTGCTGATCATCCTGGGCATCTTCGCGTGGCTGGGCAGGCCGATGGACGGCGTGTTCCTCGCCGCCCTGCTGACCGTGATCGGCTACTCGGTCAACGACTCGGTGGTGGTCTTCGACCGGGTGCGGGAGATCCGGGGCAAACGACCGAAGCAACCGTTCGCCGAGACAGTCGGGGCGGCCGTGCTGCAGACGTTGCCGCGCACGGTGAACACCGGTATCGGCGTCCTGTTCGTGCTCGGCGCGTTGCTGGTCCTCGGCGACGGGTCGCTCGCGGACTTCGCATCGGCGTTGCTGCTCGGTCTTGTGGCGGGCACTGTGTCCACAGTGGCCACCGCTGGGCCCGTGGCGATCATGCTGGACAAGCGCTACCCAGGTGCGGCACGCGCGTCCACGAAGGCCAAACCACGAGCCCGGACAGGCAGCGGCGCGGTGGTCTAGCGTCAGCCGCTGGGAGGCTACACAGCCGTACGGTGGTGTCCTGACGCCCGGTTGTCCGTGACGGACACGTGCAGCAGCGTCATCTCCTTCTTCGTCCGGTCATCCGATTTGTGGACGACCAGCAGGAGGGCGCCCGGCGGTGCCGACGCTGTCGGTGAGGTGGAACCGGAACCGGCCGTAGTCCCGTTCGCCGATGTGCTGCCGCGTGGTCACATCCCACAGGTGCGGCCGGCCGTGTTCTTGTGGACGGTCCGATCTCGCGGATCCCCGACAGCCGCAACGGCCTTACGCAGTGCCCCGTTCACCTGTGAACCACCAACCCCGGCCGCATCGGGTGGGCAGTCCACGGCCTCGGGCTGGACCGCCACCTGGTCGAGGTTGGCGGTGACCGTGATCTCGATGATCCGGCCGATCATGAACCGGGGTGCCCGCAGGGACATCTGCCTGCGGTCGAACCGGGTGGTCGCGGTCATCGAGACCGCGCCAAAGTCCGAAGTGGAGATGTGGACGTCACCTTCGAGCGGGCAGATGAACCCGCGCACGGTCAGCTCACCGGTGACGTGCCAGCCCTCGTCGGCCACGGTGATCGCGATCGCCCGGAACGTCATCGTGGGGTGGGTGTCGAGATCCAGCAAGCCGGGGGAGCGCAGGTGCTTGTCACGGTGGCGGTTGCCGGTGGCGATGGCACCCAGGTCCAATGACCCGTGCACCGCCGTCGGCGTCCCGTCCGATCCGACTTCGACACGTCCGTCCACGATGGGCACGGTTGCGTGGACCGTTCCGCCGAGGCTGCCGACGGCGAACCCGGCGGTGCTGGTCGCCGGGTCGGCCGTCCAGGTCCCGGCGGCCAGGGTCAGTGCGGTGGTCATGTCATGCTCCTTCGGGCGTCACGCGGACGACCGGGTAGATCTCGACCCGGTCGGCTCCTGGCAGCAGCGCCGGGTCCTCGTCCGGCAGCAGAGCGGTGCCCAGCACCGCCTTCTGGGCGTCGAGCAGGGTCTGCTCGTCCTCGGCGAAGGTGATGATCACCGCCGACCCGTCGTCGCGCCGCAACACGTAGGTGCGGACGTCGAAGCCGGCCAATGCGGGCTGGATCCGGTTGCGACCGGCGTAGTCTGCCGCGGCGATCTCGGCGGGAGAGCGGGGGCCGTCGAAGAAAGTCAGTTGTGCGTGCATGTCAGGCAGTCTCGTGTCGCGGCGCCGCGAGCGGATCAGCGCGACCACCGAGCACTGGTACTGAATCGCCACGGGCCGCGATACTCATGGCATGGACTTGCCGATCGTCGGGCGCTCGGCCGAACTGGGCCAGCTACGGGCCGCGCTACTGGCCGCGTCCGCCGGATCGGGACGGTTGGTGCTGGTCAGCGGCGAGGCGGGGATCGGCAAGACGCGTCTGGCCACCGCCGTCGCCGACATGGCCGCCGACTACGACATCCCGGTGGCCCACGGGTACGCAGTGGACGATCCGGGGATGCCGCCGCTGTGGCCGTGGCGCAGGCTGGCGCGTGACGTCCCCGCCGTGGCGGCCGCGCTCGAGGTGGACGCGGCGCTCGGCTCGGCGTCGGCCCGGTTCGCGATGTTCTCCGACGTGACCGACGCGCTGGCCGCCGCGGCCGAACCGGGGCTGGTGGTCATCCTCGAAGACCTGCACTGGGCGGACCGGACCTCGCTCAAGCTGCTCACCCACCTGGCCGCGGAACTGTCCCGGACGCGGTTGCTCGTGCTCTGCACGTACCGTGACCCGGACGGCACGCCACTGGCCGAGCAACTACCGGACCTGTTGCGCGCCGGTGAGACGCGGTCGATCCGGCTGAGCGGCCTGTCCGCTGCGGACATCGCGCAGTGGCTGCGGATCGAGTCGCTGGACTCGAGCAAGGCGGGCCAGGTCGAGACCAAGACCAACGGCAACCCGCTGTACGTGCGCATGCTCGTGGACTGCGGGCTCGACCTCGGCGGGCACCCGGAGCTGCGCAGGCTGGTGCTGGCCCGTGTCCCCGAAGGCACCCGCGACCTGCTCGGCGCGGCGAGCGTGCTCGGGGAGGAGATCGACATCTCGCTGGTGGCGAAGGTCGCCGGGCTGTCCGGGCAGGAAGCCGGCGAGGTGCTCGACGAGGCCGTGCGCGCGGGGATCCTGCGTGTGCGACCGTCCTTTTCGTTCGTGCACGCGCTGGTCCGCGACGCCCTGTACGAACAACTCGCGCCCTCCCAGCGAACGGCCTTGCACCACCTCGCGGCCGAGGCGCTCGCCGGCACCGGCCTGGCCGGGCCGATCGCCAATCACTGGCGGCTCGCCGGCGATACCGGGAAAACCGTGCACTGGGCACGGAAAGCAGCCGCGTCCGCGCTGGAGGAACTCGCGTACGACGAGGCGGTGGCGTTCGCCAGGCTCGCCGCCCAGATCCCGGACGCTCGGCTGATCCTCGACCTGGCCAAGGCGGAATACCTCGCCGGCCTCATCAGCGCCAGCGTCGCGCACTGCGAGCAGGCCGCCAGGATGGACCCGGACCTGCTGGCCGAGGCCGCGCTGGTGGTCACCGGCCTTGGCGACGCCAAGACTCTGTCCGCAGTGGACAGAATGGCGGCCGCGGCGCTGCGCAGGCGGCAGCCGGACGCGATCAGGGCCCGGCTGCTCGCCCAGCGCGCGATCGCCGTGGCCGACCGCGGCGACGCGGCGGACCTGGCACGGGAGCTGTCGGCCGGGGCACTGGCCGTCGCGGAGTCGAGCGGTGACCCGGACGCGGTGCTGGACGGCTTGCACGCCAGGCACTTCACGTTGTGCGCGCCGCAGTTCCTCGCCGAACGGATGGAACTGGCGGTCCGCGCGTGCGATCTCGGCGAGACCGCAGAGCAACCGCTCGCCGCCATGTGGGGCACGTCTGGCTGGTCGACGCGGCGTTCCAGCGCGGTGATCTGGCGGCGGTGGAACACGAGATCAACCAGATCGAACACTTCGCGGCCGCTCGTCAGCACGCACTGGCCCAATGGCACGTGACACGGCTGCGTGCGACACAGGCCGCGCTGATCGGTGACCTGGACGAGGCGCTGGCGCAGAACGAGGCCGCCAGAGCGATCGCGGAACGCGTGGTCACCGAGGCCACGGGCGGGTTGTACTTCGCGTTCCTCGCGCAGATCGCGATGCTGCGCGGGACGATGACCGCGGACGAGGCCGCGGCGATGCTGCGGGTGCTCGGCGCGGTGCGTGACGTCGCGCTCGCCAGGATCTTCATCCCGATCACGCACGCGCTGCGCGGCGACAAGCAGGCTGCCCGCGCGACGTTCGAGGAGTTCCGGCACATGCCGTCGGAGCTCCAGATAGGACCGCGGTGGGCCGCGGTCCTGCACCACATCGGGATCGTCGCGACCATGGTGGACGACGCCGAGACAGCCGGCCGCGTCTACGGGATCCTCGGGTCGCTGGAACCGTCCTTCCTGACTGACGGTTCGGGCGCG
This window contains:
- the secD gene encoding protein translocase subunit SecD, which encodes MTGRLITCLFVLAAAVYLLLTTAPRLGLDLRGGTQVVLETKAEADDAATDRTLEVLRRRVDQLGVAEPMLARSGDNRIVIELPGLQDPQEAIEVIGKTAQLRFHSVTGVSGTDGQLGLGPVALTGEGVEDARAETSPQEGPGWFVSIDFTGDAARQWETLTGQAACSPMGDPKRRVAIVLDDKVISSPEVNAQARCQIGMIGDKIRITGQFGQAEAKDLALLINAGALPVPVEIIEQRTVGPTLGAAAIEDSARAAVIGLALTAAFLLVVYWFAGFVAVFALLCYALVSYAALLAIGATLTLPGLAGFVLAIGMAVDATVLVFERAREERDSPLPKAIEKGFKGALSAIVDSNVTTLLAAGLLFLLASGPVQGFGVTLTIGVLAAMFTTLVLTRLLMHYAVRSPKISGLTRDGRVRRWVNERSPGFLGKPRRWLTAAIAVVLIALAGLVFANPKLGIEFTGGRVLEYSTPADPEQVRQAVSDAGFPRAVVQASGTNTVSIRTEPLDQAATDRIRAAVAKAGGQAGQIRDEQIGPSLGAELRTKALIALGLAITAQLIYLAVRFDWRLGVATVVALAQDVLIILGIFAWLGRPMDGVFLAALLTVIGYSVNDSVVVFDRVREIRGKRPKQPFAETVGAAVLQTLPRTVNTGIGVLFVLGALLVLGDGSLADFASALLLGLVAGTVSTVATAGPVAIMLDKRYPGAARASTKAKPRARTGSGAVV
- a CDS encoding YceI family protein; its protein translation is MTTALTLAAGTWTADPATSTAGFAVGSLGGTVHATVPIVDGRVEVGSDGTPTAVHGSLDLGAIATGNRHRDKHLRSPGLLDLDTHPTMTFRAIAITVADEGWHVTGELTVRGFICPLEGDVHISTSDFGAVSMTATTRFDRRQMSLRAPRFMIGRIIEITVTANLDQVAVQPEAVDCPPDAAGVGGSQVNGALRKAVAAVGDPRDRTVHKNTAGRTCGM
- a CDS encoding LuxR family transcriptional regulator, translated to MEHEINQIEHFAAARQHALAQWHVTRLRATQAALIGDLDEALAQNEAARAIAERVVTEATGGLYFAFLAQIAMLRGTMTADEAAAMLRVLGAVRDVALARIFIPITHALRGDKQAARATFEEFRHMPSELQIGPRWAAVLHHIGIVATMVDDAETAGRVYGILGSLEPSFLTDGSGAVFCAGASPRASGDLALATGRVAEAIEHYRLAIEMNARIGARPFVALSRLGLARALLKRGEHTDIPDVRKLAGEAAAEFRRLDMPGPLATADTVLRDSRETSPLSRRESEVADLIGQALSNKQIAQRLVLSERTVESHVRSILGKLGYTTRTEIATWNVRSQ
- a CDS encoding ATP-binding protein, whose product is MDLPIVGRSAELGQLRAALLAASAGSGRLVLVSGEAGIGKTRLATAVADMAADYDIPVAHGYAVDDPGMPPLWPWRRLARDVPAVAAALEVDAALGSASARFAMFSDVTDALAAAAEPGLVVILEDLHWADRTSLKLLTHLAAELSRTRLLVLCTYRDPDGTPLAEQLPDLLRAGETRSIRLSGLSAADIAQWLRIESLDSSKAGQVETKTNGNPLYVRMLVDCGLDLGGHPELRRLVLARVPEGTRDLLGAASVLGEEIDISLVAKVAGLSGQEAGEVLDEAVRAGILRVRPSFSFVHALVRDALYEQLAPSQRTALHHLAAEALAGTGLAGPIANHWRLAGDTGKTVHWARKAAASALEELAYDEAVAFARLAAQIPDARLILDLAKAEYLAGLISASVAHCEQAARMDPDLLAEAALVVTGLGDAKTLSAVDRMAAAALRRRQPDAIRARLLAQRAIAVADRGDAADLARELSAGALAVAESSGDPDAVLDGLHARHFTLCAPQFLAERMELAVRACDLGETAEQPLAAMWGTSGWSTRRSSAVIWRRWNTRSTRSNTSRPLVSTHWPNGT